In one Polaribacter sp. ALD11 genomic region, the following are encoded:
- a CDS encoding DUF4407 domain-containing protein, which yields MLKKFFITCSGIDKNIVNNCSDGEQNKYVGIGATVFFTAIMATIAGSYALFTVFENVYAAILFGSIWGLLIFNLDRFIVSTIKKRDSKWTEFLQASPRILLAVIIAIVISKPLELKLFEKEINQILLTEKNQMTLENKSQIAHLFNPEVTKINSEIETLKEEITTEEIKTNALYETYISEAEGRKGTKLLGKGPVYEEKRQKHDASLEALNQLKKETSEKIKTKELAIATLIENQKLLEKKTQPIITNFDGLMARIDALNKLPWLPSFFIFLLFLAIETSPIFAKLISPKGAYDFKLEDEETAVKTWVKQQVQQREKMLQADILISKKVYENISEEEEIYEYKQKMARNLMKLQADSFYKKQQSML from the coding sequence ATGCTTAAAAAATTCTTTATCACTTGTTCCGGAATCGATAAAAATATTGTAAATAATTGTTCCGATGGTGAACAAAACAAATATGTTGGTATTGGTGCAACCGTGTTTTTTACAGCAATTATGGCAACAATTGCTGGTAGTTATGCACTTTTTACTGTTTTCGAAAATGTATATGCTGCTATTTTATTTGGTAGTATTTGGGGTTTGTTGATCTTTAATTTAGATCGATTTATAGTTTCTACAATTAAAAAAAGAGATTCTAAATGGACAGAATTTCTGCAGGCTTCTCCAAGAATTCTATTGGCAGTAATTATTGCCATTGTAATATCTAAACCATTAGAATTAAAGTTATTTGAGAAAGAAATCAATCAGATTTTATTGACTGAAAAGAACCAAATGACTTTAGAAAACAAGTCTCAAATTGCTCATTTATTTAATCCTGAAGTTACAAAAATTAATTCAGAAATTGAAACTTTAAAAGAAGAGATTACAACAGAAGAAATAAAAACAAATGCTTTATACGAAACCTATATTTCTGAAGCTGAAGGTAGAAAAGGAACAAAATTATTAGGAAAAGGACCTGTTTATGAAGAAAAAAGACAAAAACATGATGCTTCTTTGGAAGCATTGAATCAACTTAAAAAAGAGACTTCAGAAAAAATTAAGACAAAAGAATTGGCAATTGCTACTTTAATTGAAAATCAGAAACTATTAGAAAAAAAAACACAACCCATTATTACAAATTTCGATGGGTTAATGGCTAGAATAGATGCTTTAAACAAATTACCTTGGTTGCCTTCTTTCTTTATTTTCTTATTGTTCTTGGCTATTGAAACTTCGCCAATATTTGCAAAATTAATTTCACCAAAAGGAGCATATGATTTTAAGTTAGAAGATGAAGAAACAGCTGTAAAAACCTGGGTTAAGCAACAAGTGCAGCAAAGAGAAAAAATGTTGCAAGCAGATATTTTAATTAGCAAAAAAGTGTATGAAAATATTTCTGAAGAAGAAGAAATCTATGAGTATAAACAAAAAATGGCTCGAAACTTAATGAAACTGCAAGCAGACTCTTTTTATAAAAAACAACAAAGTATGCTGTAG
- the galE gene encoding UDP-glucose 4-epimerase GalE, which yields MKRILVTGGLGFIGSHTVVELQNEGFEVVIIDDLSNTTISVLDSIIEITGKKPEYHNIDLRIKKDVVQFFDTNKVDGIIHFAAFKAVGESVQNPLDYYENNIGSLVYILQEMRDRKLDNFIFSSSCTVYGQADELPITENAPVKKAESPYGNSKQIGEEIIQESCKAHQLNAIALRYFNPIGAHESIKIGELPLGVPQNLIPFVTQTAAGIRKELSVFGDDYPTVDGTAVRDYIHVVDLAKAHIAALQRLINKNNKQNFEFFNVGTGTGSSVLEVIKAFEKASGKALNYKIVGRREGDITAAYADTTIANRELNWKTEKNLDEALAAAWKWQQQQ from the coding sequence ATGAAAAGAATATTAGTAACAGGAGGTTTAGGTTTTATTGGTTCTCATACCGTTGTAGAATTACAAAACGAAGGTTTTGAAGTTGTTATTATTGATGATTTATCGAATACAACTATTAGTGTATTAGATAGCATTATAGAAATTACAGGCAAAAAACCAGAATACCACAACATCGATTTAAGAATTAAAAAAGATGTTGTTCAGTTTTTTGACACGAATAAAGTAGACGGAATTATTCATTTTGCAGCTTTTAAAGCGGTTGGAGAAAGTGTACAAAATCCTTTAGATTATTATGAAAATAATATTGGAAGTTTAGTGTACATTTTACAAGAAATGAGAGATAGAAAACTAGACAACTTTATATTCTCTTCTTCTTGTACCGTATACGGACAAGCAGATGAATTGCCAATTACAGAAAACGCACCTGTTAAAAAAGCAGAATCTCCTTACGGAAATTCAAAACAAATTGGAGAAGAAATTATTCAAGAAAGCTGTAAAGCACACCAATTAAACGCCATTGCATTGCGTTACTTTAACCCAATTGGTGCACACGAGAGTATTAAGATAGGAGAATTGCCTTTGGGAGTTCCTCAAAACTTAATTCCGTTTGTAACACAAACAGCTGCTGGAATTAGAAAAGAACTGTCTGTTTTTGGTGATGATTACCCAACAGTAGACGGAACTGCAGTAAGAGATTACATTCATGTAGTAGATTTAGCAAAAGCACATATTGCTGCGTTACAAAGACTAATCAACAAAAACAACAAACAAAACTTCGAATTTTTTAATGTTGGTACTGGAACAGGAAGCTCTGTTTTAGAAGTTATTAAAGCATTTGAAAAAGCTTCTGGAAAAGCTTTAAATTATAAAATAGTTGGCAGAAGAGAAGGTGATATTACCGCAGCGTATGCAGATACAACTATTGCAAATAGAGAATTAAACTGGAAGACAGAAAAAAATCTAGACGAAGCACTTGCTGCTGCTTGGAAATGGCAACAACAACAATAA
- a CDS encoding alkylphosphonate utilization protein has translation MSLQQDLEKRSGNKCELCTSTDNLSIYEVKPTVTVGGSGVDGSLLACETCVTQIDNAEATEANHWRCLNDSMWSEHRAVKVVAWRMLSRLRNEGWPKDLLDMMYLEDDDLRFAKESGDHLDESEKIIHRDANGVILQAGDSVVLIKDLKVKGSSMVAKQGTAVRRISLDHENANFIEGKVGPTQIVIITDYVKKMAEKE, from the coding sequence ATGAGTTTACAACAAGATTTAGAAAAAAGAAGTGGAAATAAATGCGAATTATGTACTTCAACAGATAATTTGTCCATTTATGAAGTAAAACCAACCGTAACTGTTGGTGGTAGTGGAGTTGATGGAAGTTTGCTAGCTTGTGAAACATGTGTTACGCAAATAGACAATGCAGAAGCAACAGAAGCAAACCATTGGCGTTGTTTAAACGATTCTATGTGGAGTGAACACAGAGCAGTAAAAGTTGTTGCTTGGAGAATGTTATCTCGTTTAAGAAATGAAGGCTGGCCAAAAGATTTGTTAGACATGATGTATTTAGAAGATGACGATTTACGTTTTGCTAAAGAATCTGGAGATCATTTAGATGAAAGTGAAAAAATAATTCACAGAGATGCAAACGGCGTAATTTTACAAGCAGGAGACTCTGTTGTTTTAATAAAAGACTTAAAAGTAAAAGGTTCTAGCATGGTTGCAAAACAAGGAACTGCTGTACGAAGAATTTCTTTAGATCATGAAAATGCAAATTTTATTGAAGGTAAAGTAGGCCCAACTCAAATTGTAATTATTACAGATTACGTTAAGAAAATGGCAGAAAAGGAATAA
- a CDS encoding pitrilysin family protein: MKKIILAFIAITSFIACNESSEEKPPELSINYKKIELSNGLDVVFHVDKSDPVVAVELMVHVGSAREIEGRTGFAHLFEHLLFLESENLGKGGLDKMSARIGGSGANGSTSRDRTNYLQTVPKDALEKMIWAEADKLGYFINTVTEPVLAKEKQVVKNEKRQSVDNRPYGHNQYVIGKNLYPKEHPYNWQVIGSLEDLQNATLQDVKNFYKKWYVPNNSTLVLSGDIDIEQATKWVHKYFDEIPKGTEEIPALDKKPGFVKETKFLYYEDNFARVPQLTMVWPAVESYHPDSYALEVLAQYLTNGKSAPLNQVLVDDLKLTSYTSMFNYISEVAGETQLSVRAFNGKKLDEVKTGIEKGFEKFEAEGISEKDLNRIKAGQETQFYGSLSSVLGKGSNLASYNTYLGDPGFVTEDIKRTLAVTTEDVMRVYNTYIKNKNYIATSFVPKNSAELALKGSVLANVVEEKIVNGAEDNFDPKIAATYTKTASSFDRTIEPPYGKTPSLAVPKVYESSLENGLKIFGIENDEVPLVRFNLTIDGGQLLESMDNLGVANLTADLLNKGTKNKTVKELEEAIQDLGATIYVYSGKESITISGTTLAKNYNATLALAQEMLLEPRFDEKEFDLLKNATMASLRQQEANPNSVASNAYNGLIYGEDNIRSKNTLGTISSVKATTLEDIKVYYNNYISPSVAKMLIVGAISEDKLAASLTSLNTNWKAKEVTIPAYKTPEAPTKPAVYFYDIPNAKQSVLQFGAPALAATDKDFYAASVMNYILGGGGFASRLTQELREGKGYTYGIRSGFSGTKAKGTFTISSSVRSNVTLESAQAVQKILEEYPTTFSDKDLETTKSFLIKSNARAFETAGAKLRMLSNISNYGLKADYVKDREETVNNMTKERIEELANKYINSNKMIWLVVGDAETQLERMKELGYGAPILLNERQKKIKN, translated from the coding sequence ATGAAAAAAATTATCTTAGCTTTTATAGCTATTACAAGTTTTATAGCTTGCAATGAATCTTCCGAAGAAAAACCACCCGAACTAAGTATTAATTACAAAAAAATAGAACTAAGCAATGGCTTAGATGTTGTTTTTCATGTTGATAAATCAGATCCTGTTGTTGCTGTAGAATTAATGGTTCATGTTGGTTCTGCTAGAGAAATTGAAGGAAGAACTGGTTTTGCACATTTATTTGAGCATTTACTATTTTTAGAATCTGAAAACCTTGGAAAGGGTGGATTGGATAAAATGAGTGCAAGAATTGGTGGTTCTGGAGCCAATGGTTCTACTTCTAGAGACAGAACAAATTACTTGCAAACGGTACCAAAAGATGCTTTAGAAAAGATGATTTGGGCAGAAGCAGACAAATTAGGGTATTTTATAAATACTGTAACAGAACCTGTTTTAGCAAAGGAAAAACAAGTTGTTAAAAATGAAAAAAGACAGAGTGTAGACAATAGACCTTATGGTCACAATCAATATGTAATTGGTAAAAACTTATACCCAAAAGAACACCCTTATAATTGGCAAGTTATTGGTTCTTTAGAAGATTTACAGAATGCAACATTACAAGATGTAAAGAATTTCTATAAAAAATGGTATGTACCTAACAATTCGACATTGGTTTTATCTGGAGATATCGATATAGAGCAAGCAACAAAATGGGTACACAAGTATTTCGATGAAATTCCGAAAGGAACAGAAGAAATTCCTGCTTTAGATAAAAAACCTGGTTTTGTTAAAGAAACGAAGTTCTTATATTATGAAGATAACTTTGCAAGGGTACCACAATTAACAATGGTATGGCCAGCAGTTGAATCTTATCACCCAGATTCTTATGCTTTAGAAGTTTTAGCTCAGTATTTAACTAATGGAAAATCTGCTCCTTTAAATCAAGTTTTGGTAGACGATTTAAAATTAACTTCATACACAAGTATGTTTAATTATATTTCTGAAGTTGCCGGTGAAACACAACTTTCTGTAAGAGCTTTTAACGGTAAAAAACTAGATGAAGTAAAGACAGGAATTGAAAAAGGATTTGAAAAATTTGAAGCCGAAGGAATCTCAGAAAAAGATTTAAATAGAATAAAAGCAGGACAAGAAACTCAATTTTATGGCAGTTTATCTAGTGTTTTAGGAAAAGGATCTAATTTAGCATCTTATAATACTTATTTAGGAGACCCTGGTTTTGTAACTGAAGATATTAAAAGAACTTTAGCTGTTACAACCGAAGATGTAATGCGTGTTTATAATACATACATCAAAAATAAAAATTACATTGCTACAAGTTTTGTTCCTAAAAATAGTGCTGAGTTAGCGCTAAAAGGTTCAGTGTTAGCAAATGTTGTAGAAGAGAAAATTGTAAATGGAGCTGAAGATAATTTCGATCCGAAAATTGCAGCTACTTACACAAAAACAGCTTCTTCTTTTGACAGAACGATAGAACCACCTTATGGAAAAACGCCTTCTTTAGCGGTTCCTAAAGTATATGAAAGTAGTTTAGAAAATGGCTTAAAAATCTTCGGAATAGAAAATGATGAAGTGCCTTTAGTCCGTTTTAATTTAACAATTGATGGCGGACAATTATTAGAGTCTATGGACAATTTAGGCGTTGCCAATTTAACAGCAGATTTATTAAATAAAGGAACAAAAAATAAAACAGTTAAAGAGTTAGAAGAAGCTATTCAAGATTTAGGTGCCACTATCTACGTTTATTCAGGTAAAGAAAGCATTACAATTTCTGGAACAACTTTAGCTAAAAATTACAATGCAACGTTAGCATTAGCACAAGAAATGTTATTAGAACCTAGGTTTGATGAAAAGGAATTCGACTTGCTTAAGAATGCAACAATGGCAAGTTTACGTCAACAAGAAGCAAACCCTAACTCTGTAGCTAGCAATGCTTATAATGGTTTAATTTATGGAGAAGACAACATTCGTTCTAAAAATACTTTAGGAACAATATCATCTGTTAAAGCAACAACTTTAGAAGACATTAAAGTTTACTATAATAATTACATTTCGCCTTCTGTAGCAAAAATGTTAATTGTTGGTGCCATTTCTGAAGATAAATTAGCTGCTTCATTAACTAGTTTAAATACAAACTGGAAAGCCAAAGAAGTTACAATTCCTGCATATAAAACTCCAGAAGCACCTACTAAACCTGCTGTCTATTTTTATGATATTCCAAACGCAAAACAATCTGTTTTACAATTTGGCGCACCTGCATTAGCTGCAACAGATAAAGATTTTTATGCTGCTTCTGTAATGAATTATATTCTTGGTGGTGGTGGTTTTGCTTCTCGTTTGACACAAGAATTACGTGAAGGAAAAGGGTATACTTACGGAATCCGTTCTGGCTTTTCTGGTACAAAAGCAAAAGGAACTTTTACAATTTCTAGTAGCGTTCGTTCTAATGTTACTTTAGAATCTGCACAAGCAGTTCAAAAAATATTAGAAGAATATCCAACTACTTTTTCTGACAAAGATTTAGAAACCACAAAAAGTTTCTTAATTAAAAGTAATGCAAGAGCTTTTGAAACTGCAGGTGCAAAACTAAGAATGTTATCTAATATTAGTAATTATGGCTTAAAAGCAGATTACGTAAAAGACAGAGAAGAAACAGTAAATAACATGACTAAAGAGCGTATCGAAGAACTGGCTAACAAATACATAAACTCAAATAAAATGATTTGGTTGGTTGTTGGTGATGCAGAAACGCAATTAGAAAGAATGAAAGAATTAGGTTATGGAGCGCCAATTCTACTAAACGAAAGACAAAAGAAAATTAAGAATTAA
- the fabD gene encoding ACP S-malonyltransferase yields MKAYIFPGQGAQFTGMGLDLYESSALAQEYFEKANDILGFSITDIMFEGTAEQLKETKVTQPAIFLHSVILAKVLGEDFKPEMVAGHSLGELSALVANGVLSFEDGLKLVSKRALAMQKACEIAPSTMAAVLGLADNIVEETCAEIDGVVVAANYNCPGQLVISGEITAVEKACEILTEKGAKRAILLPVGGAFHSPMMEPAREELAAAIEETVFSEPTCPVYQNVTASAVTNANEIKKNLILQLTAPVRWTQSIQAMIADGGTEFIEVGPGKVLQGLMRKIDRSVAASGAVLAE; encoded by the coding sequence GTTCTGCGTTGGCACAAGAATATTTTGAGAAAGCAAACGATATTTTAGGATTTTCTATTACAGATATTATGTTCGAAGGAACGGCAGAACAGTTAAAAGAAACGAAAGTTACACAACCTGCAATCTTTTTACATTCAGTTATTTTAGCGAAAGTTTTAGGAGAAGATTTTAAACCAGAAATGGTTGCAGGACATTCTTTAGGAGAATTATCTGCATTGGTTGCAAATGGGGTTTTGTCTTTTGAAGACGGATTAAAATTGGTTTCTAAACGTGCTTTGGCAATGCAAAAAGCGTGTGAAATAGCACCTTCTACCATGGCGGCAGTTTTAGGGTTGGCAGACAATATCGTAGAAGAAACTTGTGCTGAAATAGATGGAGTAGTAGTCGCTGCAAACTACAACTGTCCGGGTCAATTAGTAATTTCTGGTGAAATTACTGCGGTTGAAAAAGCTTGTGAGATTTTAACGGAAAAAGGAGCTAAAAGAGCAATATTATTGCCTGTTGGTGGTGCTTTTCACTCGCCAATGATGGAGCCTGCAAGAGAAGAGTTAGCTGCAGCCATTGAGGAAACGGTGTTTAGCGAGCCTACTTGTCCGGTATATCAAAATGTTACGGCTAGTGCGGTTACAAATGCAAATGAGATTAAGAAAAACTTAATACTTCAATTAACGGCGCCAGTTAGGTGGACGCAGTCGATACAGGCAATGATTGCAGATGGTGGAACTGAATTTATCGAAGTTGGACCTGGTAAAGTATTACAAGGTTTAATGCGAAAAATAGATAGATCTGTTGCTGCTAGTGGAGCGGTTTTGGCGGAATAA
- a CDS encoding DegT/DnrJ/EryC1/StrS aminotransferase family protein has protein sequence MRKIQMVDLQGQYAKIKESVNNSIEQVLDTSAYINGPLVHEFQADLEKYLEVKHVIPCANGTDALQIAMMGLGLEQGDEVITADFTFAATVEVIALLKLTPVLVDVDAETYNIDIEALKKAITPKTKAIVPVHLFGQVANMDAIMEIAKEHNLFVIEDNAQAIGADYTFKDGTKKKAGTIGNVGTTSFFPSKNLGCYGDGGAIFTNDDALAHTIRGIVNHGMYTRYYHDVVGVNSRLDSIQAGVLQAKLPLLDSYCGARRNAARFYNNAFANNPNIIAPTTKSNATDSCGQICDVCDCHVFHQYTLQITNGKRDALHKHLLAEGIPNAIYYPVALHAQKAYKDTRYKESDFPVTNELIKTVISLPMHTELETDQLEFITNTINNFIN, from the coding sequence ATGAGAAAAATTCAAATGGTAGACCTTCAAGGTCAATATGCAAAAATTAAAGAATCGGTCAACAATTCTATAGAACAAGTTCTAGATACATCAGCATATATAAATGGACCTTTGGTTCATGAATTTCAAGCAGATTTAGAGAAATATTTAGAGGTAAAACATGTAATTCCTTGTGCAAATGGTACAGATGCCTTGCAAATCGCAATGATGGGCTTAGGCTTAGAACAAGGAGATGAAGTTATTACAGCAGATTTTACTTTTGCAGCAACGGTAGAAGTTATTGCATTATTAAAATTAACACCCGTTTTGGTAGATGTTGATGCCGAAACCTATAACATCGATATCGAAGCATTAAAAAAAGCAATTACTCCTAAAACAAAAGCAATTGTACCTGTTCATTTATTCGGACAAGTGGCAAATATGGATGCTATTATGGAAATAGCAAAAGAACATAACTTATTTGTAATTGAAGACAATGCACAAGCAATTGGTGCAGATTACACGTTTAAAGATGGTACAAAGAAGAAAGCTGGTACTATTGGAAACGTTGGTACAACTTCATTTTTCCCTTCTAAAAACCTAGGTTGTTATGGTGATGGTGGTGCAATATTTACAAATGATGATGCTTTAGCACATACTATTAGAGGAATTGTAAACCACGGAATGTATACACGTTATTACCATGATGTTGTAGGTGTAAATTCTCGTTTAGACTCTATACAAGCAGGTGTTTTACAAGCAAAACTACCACTTTTAGACAGCTATTGTGGTGCTCGTAGAAATGCTGCTCGTTTTTATAACAACGCATTTGCGAACAACCCAAATATTATAGCACCAACTACAAAATCGAACGCAACAGATAGTTGTGGTCAAATTTGTGATGTTTGTGATTGTCATGTTTTTCATCAATATACATTACAGATAACCAATGGTAAAAGAGATGCATTGCACAAACATTTATTAGCTGAAGGAATTCCGAATGCAATTTATTACCCAGTTGCTTTACACGCACAAAAAGCTTACAAAGACACTCGTTATAAAGAAAGTGATTTCCCGGTAACAAATGAGTTGATAAAAACGGTTATTTCTTTACCGATGCACACAGAATTAGAAACAGACCAATTAGAATTTATTACAAATACGATTAATAATTTTATCAATTAA
- a CDS encoding penicillin acylase family protein: MKIIKKIFLFLIVIIILTFVAGWLYTKTLKPTYNGEIEIKNTTEDVTIHFDEIGVPHINAKNQQDAYVALGYVHAQDRLWQMELIRRIAAGRLSEIFGEKLIETDKLFSGLGIEEASAKTIANLDQNSAPYKMATAYLDGVNQYIAEGKTPIEFNLVGVDKEKYTLKDMYNVFGYMAFSFAIAHKTDPMLNEVKEKLGATYFNELIGAENENLTLIQNEKNPEITGAFSQAMNSLIGVLPISPFIGSNSWVIGADKTKNGKVIFANDPHIGYSQPSVWYQAHIKTPDYEMYGFHLALVPFPLLGHNKDFAYGLTMFENDDIDFYVEENNPQNTNQYKFKEAYLDYTFVEKRLKIKDAKDSVYTIKVSKHGPLMNGIITHLETEKPVAMQWIYTKLENQILDVAYEMSHAKNLTEFKNGASKLHAPGLNMMYGDAKNNIAWFATGKLYKYRDSLYTKTFLNGSSGEDEILEYLDFEENPQATNPAINYVYSANNQPDSIANMLYPGYYLSEDRAKRIVSLVAPKNDWTKKDVAKMIMDVTSTTAPEVAKNLIHSLDNSSFSPSEKTAIHILEKWKGNFDKDEVGPVIYNRFIYEFQKNTFADEMGKGFDQFANTPFIEKVLPVQAKRENSIWWDNIATKDKVETKQEIVTTSFKNAFSFLENQLGANIAAWKWERVISVEHKHAVGEVAVLRKYFNVGPFVTSGGDQVINNQIYNIDSTGTYKVKAGPSTRRIVDFSDVENSLAILPTGQSGRVFSKHYNDQAEEYLNGEFFKMKLNVSEIRKSKNVLILKAEK; the protein is encoded by the coding sequence ATGAAAATTATTAAAAAAATCTTCCTATTTTTAATTGTTATTATAATATTAACATTTGTAGCCGGTTGGTTATATACTAAAACATTAAAACCAACGTACAATGGCGAAATTGAAATAAAAAATACAACAGAAGATGTTACAATTCATTTTGATGAAATAGGTGTTCCTCACATCAATGCAAAAAACCAACAAGATGCTTATGTTGCTTTAGGGTATGTGCATGCGCAAGATAGGTTGTGGCAAATGGAATTAATTAGAAGGATTGCTGCAGGAAGATTGTCAGAAATTTTTGGAGAAAAACTAATAGAAACAGACAAACTTTTTTCTGGCTTAGGAATTGAAGAAGCTTCTGCAAAAACAATCGCAAATTTAGATCAAAATTCGGCTCCGTATAAAATGGCAACCGCTTATTTAGATGGCGTAAATCAATATATCGCAGAAGGGAAAACACCCATAGAGTTCAATTTGGTAGGTGTAGATAAAGAAAAATATACCTTAAAAGATATGTATAATGTTTTTGGTTATATGGCTTTTAGTTTTGCGATTGCACATAAAACAGACCCCATGTTAAACGAGGTAAAAGAGAAATTGGGTGCAACTTATTTTAATGAGTTGATTGGTGCAGAAAATGAAAATTTAACATTGATTCAAAATGAGAAAAATCCAGAAATTACCGGAGCCTTTTCACAAGCAATGAATAGTTTAATAGGTGTTTTGCCAATTTCTCCTTTTATAGGAAGTAATTCTTGGGTAATTGGTGCAGATAAAACCAAAAACGGAAAGGTGATTTTTGCAAACGATCCTCATATAGGGTATTCGCAGCCTTCAGTTTGGTATCAAGCACACATAAAAACACCAGATTATGAGATGTATGGCTTTCATTTGGCATTGGTTCCTTTTCCTTTGTTAGGGCATAATAAAGATTTCGCGTATGGTTTAACAATGTTTGAAAATGATGACATTGATTTTTATGTGGAAGAAAATAATCCGCAGAATACAAATCAATATAAATTTAAAGAAGCGTATCTTGATTATACATTTGTTGAAAAACGCTTGAAGATCAAAGACGCAAAAGATTCGGTTTACACTATTAAGGTAAGTAAACACGGTCCTTTAATGAATGGTATTATAACTCATTTAGAAACCGAGAAACCTGTTGCAATGCAGTGGATTTATACAAAATTAGAGAATCAAATTTTAGACGTGGCTTACGAAATGTCTCATGCTAAGAACCTAACAGAATTTAAAAACGGAGCAAGTAAATTACACGCACCAGGTTTAAATATGATGTATGGTGATGCAAAAAACAACATTGCTTGGTTTGCTACTGGGAAACTATATAAATACAGAGACTCTTTATATACAAAGACCTTTTTAAACGGTAGTTCTGGTGAAGATGAGATTCTAGAGTATTTAGATTTTGAAGAAAATCCGCAAGCAACAAACCCAGCTATAAATTATGTGTATTCTGCCAATAATCAACCAGATTCAATTGCTAATATGTTGTATCCTGGTTATTATCTATCAGAAGATAGAGCAAAAAGAATTGTTAGTTTGGTAGCACCAAAAAACGACTGGACAAAAAAAGACGTTGCAAAAATGATAATGGACGTAACCTCTACAACCGCACCAGAAGTTGCTAAGAATTTAATACACTCTTTAGATAATAGTTCATTTTCACCAAGTGAAAAAACAGCAATTCATATTTTAGAAAAGTGGAAAGGGAATTTTGATAAAGATGAAGTTGGTCCTGTAATTTATAATAGATTTATATACGAATTTCAAAAGAACACCTTTGCAGACGAAATGGGGAAAGGTTTCGATCAGTTTGCAAATACTCCTTTTATCGAAAAGGTGTTGCCAGTACAAGCAAAAAGAGAAAATTCTATTTGGTGGGATAATATTGCTACAAAAGATAAAGTTGAAACAAAGCAAGAAATTGTAACCACATCTTTTAAAAATGCATTTTCTTTTTTAGAAAATCAATTAGGTGCAAACATAGCTGCTTGGAAATGGGAACGCGTAATTTCTGTAGAACATAAGCATGCAGTTGGTGAAGTTGCTGTGCTAAGAAAATATTTTAATGTTGGGCCTTTTGTTACTTCTGGTGGAGATCAAGTAATTAATAATCAGATTTACAATATAGACTCTACAGGAACTTACAAAGTAAAAGCGGGACCTTCAACTAGAAGAATTGTCGATTTTTCTGATGTAGAAAATAGTTTGGCAATTTTACCAACCGGACAATCTGGTCGTGTTTTTAGCAAACACTATAATGATCAAGCAGAAGAATATTTAAACGGTGAATTTTTTAAAATGAAATTGAACGTATCAGAAATTAGAAAAAGCAAAAATGTTTTGATTTTGAAAGCTGAAAAATAA